A window from Pongo abelii isolate AG06213 chromosome 6, NHGRI_mPonAbe1-v2.0_pri, whole genome shotgun sequence encodes these proteins:
- the LOC100440466 gene encoding LOW QUALITY PROTEIN: olfactory receptor 2A7 (The sequence of the model RefSeq protein was modified relative to this genomic sequence to represent the inferred CDS: substituted 1 base at 1 genomic stop codon) — protein sequence MSLHLDKKRFCEIFAVEGDDQCKSGKFKRDIGDNITCITEFLLLGFPVGPRIQMLLFGIFSLFYVFTLLGNGTILGLISLDSRLHTPMYFFLSHLAVVDIAYACNTVPQMLVNLLHPAKPISFAGCMTQTFLFSTFAVTKCLLLVVMSXDRYVAICHPLRYLAIMTWRACITLVVTSWTIGVLLSLIHLVLLLPLPFCRPQKIYHFFCEILAVLKLACADTHINENMVLARAISGLLGPLSTIVVSYMCILCSILQIQSREGQRKAFSTCFSHLCVVGLFYGTAIIMYVGPRHGNPKEQKKYLLLFHSLFNPMLNPLIYSLRNSEVKNTLKRLLGVERAL from the exons ATGTCTTTACACTTGGATAAGAAAAGATTTTGTGAGATATTTGCTGTGGAGGGTGACGATCAGTGCAAGAGTGGAAAGTTTAAGAG GGATATCGGAGACAATATAACATGCATCACAGAGTTCCTCCTACTGGGATTTCCCGTTGGCCCAAGGATTCAGATGCTCCTCTTTGGGATCTTCTCCCTGTTCTATGTCTTCACACTGCTGGGGAACGGGACCATCCTGGGGCTCATCTCACTGGACTCCAGACtgcacacccccatgtacttcttcctctcaCACCTGGCGGTCGTTGACATCGCCTACGCCTGCAACACGGTGCCCCAGATGCTGGTGAACCTCCTGCATCCAGCCAAGCCCATCTCCTTTGCGGGCTGCATGACGCAGACCTTTCTCTTTTCCACTTTTGCTGTCACAAAATGTCTCCTCCTGGTGGTGATGTCCTAGGATCGGTACGTGGCCATCTGCCACCCCCTCCGATATTTGGCCATCATGACGTGGAGAGCCTGCATCACCCTCGTGGTGACTTCCTGGACCATTGGAGTCCTTTTATCCTTGATTCATCTTGTGTTACTTCTACCTTTACCCTTCTGTAGGCCCCAGaaaatttatcactttttttgtGAAATCTTGGCTGTTCTCAAACTTGCCTGTGCAGATACCCACATCAATGAGAACATGGTCTTGGCCAGAGCAATTTCTGGGCTGCTGGGACCCTTGTCCACAATTGTAGTTTCATATATGTGCATCCTCTGTTCTATCCTTCAGATCCAATCAAGGGAAGGTCAGAGGAAAGCCTTCTCCACCTGCTTCTCCCACCTCTGTGTGGTTGGACTCTTTTATGGCACAGCCATTATCATGTATGTTGGACCCAGACATGGGAACCCCAAGGAGCAGAAGAAATATCtcttgctgtttcacagcctctTTAATCCCATGCTCAATCCCCTTATCTATAGTCTTAGGAACTCAGAAGTGAAGAATACTTTGAAGAGATTGCTGGGAGTAGAAAGGGCTTTATGA
- the LOC100437401 gene encoding olfactory receptor 2A1/2A42-like: protein MLKNQTMVTEFLLLGFLLGPRIQMLLFGLFSLFYVFTLLGNGAILGLISLDSRLRTPMYFFLSYLAIIDITYACNTVPQMLMNLLHPAKPISFAGCMTQTFLFLSFPHTECLLLVLMSYDRYVAICHPLRYSVIMTWRVCITLAVTSWTCGSLLALVHVSLILRLPFCGPHEINHFFCEILSVLRLACADTWLNQVFIFAACVFILVGPLCLMLVSYSHMLAAILRIQFGEGHRKTFSTCSSHLCMMGLFFGSAIILYMAPKSRHPEEQQKVLFLVYSFFNPMLNPLIYSLRNVEVKGALRRALCKESHS from the coding sequence aTGCTGAAAAATCAGACAATGGTCACAGAGTTCCTCCTACTGGGATTTCTCCTGGGCCCAAGGATTCAGATGCTCCTCTTTGGGCTCTTCTCCCTGTTCTATGTCTTCACCCTGCTGGGGAACGGGGCCATCCTGGGGCTCATCTCACTGGACTCCAGACTCcgcacccccatgtacttcttcctctcaTACCTGGCCATCATCGACATCACCTACGCCTGCAACACAGTGCCCCAGATGCTGATGAACCTCCTGCATCCAGCCAAGCCCATCTCCTTTGCTGGCTGCATGACACAGACCTTTCTCTTTTTGAGTTTTCCACATACTGAATGCCTCCTGTTGGTGCTGATGTCCTACGATCGGTACGTGGCTATCTGCCACCCTCTCCGATATTCCGTCATCATGACCTGGAGAGTCTGCATCACCCTGGCCGTCACTTCCTGGACGTGTGGCTCCCTCCTGGCTCTGGTCCATGTGAGCCTCATCCTAAGACTGCCCTTCTGTGGGCCTCATGAAATCAACCACTTCTTCTGTGAAATCCTGTCTGTCCTCAGGCTGGCCTGTGCTGATACCTGGCTCAACCAGGTGTTCATCTTTGCAGCCTGCGTGTTCATCCTGGTGGGACCACTCTGCCTGATGCTGGTCTCCTACTCACACATGCTGGCGGCCATCCTGAGGATCCAGTTTGGGGAGGGCCACAGAAAGACCTTCTCTACctgctcctcccacctctgcaTGATGGGACTCTTCTTTGGCAGCGCCATCATCCTGTACATGGCCCCCAAGTCCCGCCATCCTGAGGAGCAGCAAAAGGTCCTTTTTCTAGTTTACAGTTTTTTCAACCCGATGTTGAACCCCCTGATTTACAGCCTGAGGAACGTAGAGGTCAAGGGTGCCCTGAGGAGAGCACTGTGCAAGGAAAGTCATTCCTAA